One window of Mangrovibacterium diazotrophicum genomic DNA carries:
- a CDS encoding endonuclease/exonuclease/phosphatase family protein: MRIIKILLVALCAFVVILTTIYFWGKQSAQTPKTILTHVYKEHEIRADSTIFLMTYNIGYLSGMTNNMPTKPEEKLFSDNLNLLKQKLNGELPDLICFQEIDYGSQRSFRVNQHDSIANLFYPWSVCAINWNKRFVPFPYWPPSVWFGQVLSGQSIMSKWELEHPQRMELPKVKSKPFFYNDFYLDRLLVTSMVKHPVRDFIMMNLHAEAFDTITRNQQLEIVYQHFKAESLKYPVILAGDFNATPQSDEPGIHLFLNDSTIGCAVTPQVGKPATYPSENPEERIDYIFFSKKDFIEITGKVDTSYGTISDHLPVTTRLKYLR; the protein is encoded by the coding sequence ATGAGAATAATCAAGATCCTGCTTGTCGCCCTTTGTGCATTCGTTGTTATCCTGACCACTATCTACTTTTGGGGCAAACAGTCTGCTCAAACGCCCAAAACCATCCTAACTCATGTATATAAAGAACACGAAATACGGGCTGACAGCACCATTTTCCTCATGACCTATAATATTGGCTATTTATCGGGCATGACGAACAACATGCCTACAAAACCGGAAGAGAAACTTTTCTCCGATAATTTAAACTTATTAAAACAGAAACTGAATGGGGAACTTCCCGACTTAATTTGTTTCCAGGAAATTGATTATGGTAGTCAACGTTCTTTTCGTGTAAACCAACACGATTCCATTGCCAATTTATTTTATCCATGGTCAGTCTGCGCCATCAATTGGAACAAACGTTTTGTGCCATTTCCCTACTGGCCCCCCAGCGTTTGGTTCGGGCAGGTTTTGTCGGGACAATCGATTATGAGCAAGTGGGAACTAGAACATCCGCAACGAATGGAACTCCCGAAAGTTAAAAGTAAACCATTCTTCTACAACGACTTTTACCTTGATCGATTATTGGTAACGAGTATGGTAAAACACCCGGTTCGTGATTTTATAATGATGAATCTGCATGCGGAAGCCTTCGATACGATTACCCGAAACCAACAACTGGAAATCGTCTATCAACACTTTAAAGCAGAAAGCTTGAAATACCCGGTAATTTTGGCCGGCGATTTCAATGCAACCCCGCAATCGGACGAGCCAGGCATTCATCTCTTCCTAAATGATTCGACAATTGGCTGCGCCGTGACTCCTCAAGTGGGGAAGCCGGCAACCTATCCCTCCGAAAATCCGGAAGAACGAATTGACTACATCTTTTTCAGTAAAAAAGATTTTATAGAGATTACAGGAAAAGTAGATACTTCGTATGGAACCATTTCAGATCATCTCCCGGTAACCACCCGACTGAAATATTTGAGATAG
- a CDS encoding glycoside hydrolase family protein: MMKDKLIEMLKAEEGLRLKPYTCPAGKLNIGVGRNIEDRGISEDEAMYLLKNDIEMVLNELAHNFNWFRSAPETVQIVLADMCFNMGISRLRQFKNTLAYLESRNYQAAAVEMLDSAWAKQVGGRALKLSDMIRGI; encoded by the coding sequence ATGATGAAGGACAAATTGATTGAAATGTTGAAAGCAGAGGAGGGATTGCGTCTGAAACCTTATACCTGCCCGGCCGGTAAATTAAACATTGGCGTCGGCCGGAATATTGAAGACCGCGGAATATCAGAGGATGAGGCAATGTACTTACTGAAGAACGATATTGAAATGGTCCTTAACGAGCTTGCTCATAACTTCAATTGGTTTCGGTCGGCCCCGGAGACTGTCCAGATTGTGCTGGCAGACATGTGTTTTAACATGGGAATCAGCAGACTCCGGCAATTCAAAAATACGCTGGCTTATCTGGAAAGTCGGAATTACCAAGCCGCTGCTGTCGAGATGTTGGATAGTGCCTGGGCGAAACAGGTTGGAGGCAGAGCGTTGAAATTGAGCGATATGATCAGGGGAATTTGA
- a CDS encoding TolC family protein: MKKKLVYTMILLLSLTSVEAQQYMTLKDARRMALAKSEDLKIAEATLAKSEHEKNAAKTNYFPSISASATGVYMFNNLETEMYLPTYSPDASGTLQPNVVVDESGQTVIGADGNPLFNMYAFLPVELSLQGAYLAGVKIEQPIYTGGKISAGNRMAEIGIEMATENIGLQRMKTVVEADQAYWLYVSVQSKVQLARENLDMLTALLKRVSDSYEVGLLDKNEVLKVQVKYDRARLDMQKAQSGFELSRMSLCRVTGLSFDTAIQTDSVIVIDDSLLVEMGDEDVTIRPEYRLLQKKVELEEERIDNVRSDHMPTLGVSAGYDYLGNVEFNDDKINQGTFNVMAQLKIPLVNWGEGRQMVKASKMQKEIREQELAKNTDLMRLEIEKAKFNLRDAALRVQISEDGLQQAAENLRVSNDNYEVGRELLSDLLVAQTEWAKASNEVLEAKTNFKLQETEYLRVTAALPTEDDTSSGE, from the coding sequence ATGAAGAAGAAGTTAGTTTATACAATGATATTGCTGTTGAGCTTAACAAGCGTTGAAGCGCAACAATACATGACTCTGAAAGATGCACGGCGGATGGCATTGGCTAAAAGTGAAGATCTGAAGATCGCGGAGGCTACTTTGGCAAAATCCGAGCACGAAAAGAATGCTGCCAAAACGAATTACTTTCCGTCGATCTCGGCGTCGGCAACCGGCGTTTACATGTTCAATAATCTGGAAACTGAAATGTATTTGCCAACCTACTCGCCGGATGCAAGTGGCACGCTGCAACCGAATGTGGTTGTCGATGAATCGGGGCAAACAGTGATTGGGGCCGACGGAAATCCCCTGTTCAACATGTACGCTTTTCTGCCGGTGGAGCTTAGTTTGCAAGGTGCCTACCTAGCCGGTGTAAAAATAGAACAGCCGATTTATACGGGAGGAAAGATCAGTGCCGGTAACCGGATGGCTGAAATTGGGATCGAGATGGCAACCGAGAACATTGGGCTGCAACGGATGAAAACGGTTGTTGAGGCCGATCAAGCGTATTGGTTGTATGTTTCGGTGCAGTCGAAAGTGCAACTGGCCCGTGAAAATCTGGATATGCTGACAGCTTTACTGAAAAGGGTGAGTGATAGCTACGAGGTTGGTTTGCTCGACAAAAACGAAGTGCTGAAGGTACAGGTGAAATATGACAGAGCCCGTCTCGACATGCAGAAGGCACAAAGCGGTTTCGAACTTTCGCGGATGTCGCTTTGCCGGGTAACCGGACTCAGTTTTGACACGGCTATTCAAACGGATTCGGTGATTGTGATCGATGACAGTTTGCTGGTCGAAATGGGTGATGAAGATGTGACCATTCGCCCGGAATATCGCTTGTTGCAGAAGAAAGTTGAATTAGAGGAAGAGCGTATCGACAATGTGCGTTCAGACCACATGCCAACTTTGGGAGTGAGCGCCGGTTACGACTACCTGGGGAATGTGGAGTTTAACGATGACAAAATCAACCAGGGAACCTTCAATGTGATGGCCCAGTTGAAAATCCCCTTGGTCAATTGGGGGGAAGGGCGCCAAATGGTAAAAGCCAGTAAAATGCAAAAGGAAATCCGCGAGCAGGAACTGGCAAAAAATACAGATTTGATGCGACTGGAGATCGAGAAAGCCAAGTTCAACCTGAGAGACGCCGCTTTGCGCGTGCAAATATCGGAAGATGGTTTGCAGCAGGCTGCCGAAAATTTGCGGGTGAGCAACGACAACTACGAAGTTGGGCGTGAATTATTATCCGATCTGCTGGTTGCGCAAACCGAATGGGCAAAGGCGTCGAATGAAGTGTTGGAGGCCAAAACAAACTTCAAATTACAGGAAACTGAATACCTGAGAGTAACAGCTGCTCTGCCTACCGAAGACGATACAAGCTCAGGCGAATAG
- a CDS encoding efflux RND transporter permease subunit has product MNFVKASLKYRQVTITVLLMVFAVGIFSLLTMPRREDPKITSPLGLVVAYYPGASAVQVEKQLTTKLEEYLFEFPEVRKEKTYSTTSDGKVVIHVWLNDGIKEPEIFWSKLRHQLIVARVLELPNGVIGPIVNSDFGDTEALLISMESDEATYPQLKEYATLLEDQIRTIPATSKLRRIGEQKEQISVYFNPDKLSQYHVNLQQVVNILQSQNKISSGGEIKTDQDNVAIHTLGYYNTETELANQIIGTSDAGAVIRLSDIATIKREYEEPENNLRVNGQKALIVAVQMNEGNNIVQYGEEVDQAIEKVKELIPSNVQISLVANQPELVNQNVGHFLREFLIAIVSVIIVIILLLPFRIAAVAATAIPITVAVTFAVLNAIGIELHQVSLAALIVVLGMVVDDAIVVADNYVELLDQGEKRWTAAWKSAYELVVPILTATVTIIAAFMPMIILTGAIGEFIHDLPITVTVALSSSFVVAMLLTPMLCYAFIKKGLHDHGQEQQQKKRRSLLDLMQDGYSRLIDKCARHAILTIGGSLLTIVLAGFIFKFFVGQKFFPAAERNQFVVELWMPTGTKVEKTLESILKIENQIKDDKRVVSYATFSGMSAPRVYYNFSPEFPVSNYAQMLINTTSDKTTEELAEELSTEVEDLVPEGTVQVKLMQQGQPLESPVEVRIFGDDLQTLKAIGSQVKNIVRDAEGSNFVHDDFKEDYFGVNIELNSQASRLGFTTESIAKLMYLSTSGSSVSEMYEGDNAINIVLRMEADKRQDIESLENIYIESPVTGESVPLRQIASIVPEWQTGRIKHRNGMRCLTVGSETTGNVLPADLLAAIQPKIAEIDLPAGFRIEYGGEYANKAEVMGGMVTALGISLVLIFLVLLLQFRNIKEVGMVMLTIPLSLFGAISGLAITHSNFGFTAFLGIISLSGIVVRNAIILIEHTNELLAEGYDIRTAAVESAKRRLRPIFLTAMAAAFGVVPMIVSGSSLWAPLASVIAFGVVWSMIMALLTIPVLYLKIMTYNDKAFLSDESSEE; this is encoded by the coding sequence ATGAATTTTGTAAAAGCATCATTAAAATACAGGCAGGTTACCATTACCGTGCTGCTGATGGTCTTCGCGGTTGGAATTTTCTCCCTGCTGACCATGCCCCGGCGCGAGGATCCTAAAATCACATCACCTTTAGGCTTGGTTGTGGCCTATTATCCGGGCGCTTCAGCCGTACAGGTTGAAAAGCAGCTAACCACCAAACTGGAGGAGTATTTGTTCGAATTCCCGGAAGTCAGAAAAGAAAAAACCTATTCGACGACCAGCGACGGCAAGGTGGTTATTCATGTTTGGTTGAACGATGGAATTAAAGAGCCGGAGATTTTTTGGAGCAAGTTGCGGCACCAACTCATTGTGGCTCGGGTGCTCGAATTACCCAATGGCGTGATAGGTCCGATTGTGAATTCGGATTTTGGCGATACGGAAGCCTTGTTGATCAGTATGGAATCTGATGAAGCCACTTATCCGCAGCTGAAAGAATATGCCACGCTTCTGGAAGACCAAATCCGGACGATCCCGGCGACCTCCAAGCTCCGTCGAATCGGGGAGCAGAAGGAGCAGATTTCGGTGTATTTCAATCCCGATAAGCTGTCGCAATACCATGTGAACCTGCAACAGGTTGTCAATATCCTTCAATCGCAAAATAAGATCAGTTCGGGTGGCGAGATCAAGACGGATCAGGATAATGTCGCCATCCACACACTTGGTTATTACAATACCGAAACAGAGTTGGCCAACCAGATTATCGGTACTTCAGATGCAGGAGCAGTCATTCGCCTGAGCGATATTGCCACGATAAAACGCGAGTACGAAGAACCGGAGAATAACTTACGTGTCAACGGGCAGAAAGCGCTGATCGTTGCAGTGCAGATGAATGAAGGAAACAATATTGTGCAGTACGGCGAAGAGGTTGATCAGGCGATAGAGAAAGTGAAGGAGCTGATTCCTTCGAATGTGCAAATCAGTCTGGTGGCCAATCAACCCGAGCTGGTCAATCAGAATGTTGGCCACTTTTTGCGCGAGTTTCTGATTGCCATTGTTTCTGTGATTATCGTGATCATTTTGTTGCTGCCTTTCCGGATTGCAGCGGTTGCCGCAACGGCTATTCCGATAACGGTGGCTGTTACATTTGCTGTGTTGAATGCCATTGGCATTGAGTTGCACCAGGTGTCGCTCGCTGCCTTGATTGTCGTGTTGGGTATGGTGGTTGACGACGCGATCGTTGTTGCGGATAATTACGTTGAGCTTTTGGATCAGGGCGAAAAACGATGGACGGCAGCCTGGAAAAGTGCATACGAGCTTGTCGTTCCTATTTTGACAGCTACGGTCACAATCATCGCGGCATTCATGCCAATGATCATCCTGACAGGAGCGATCGGCGAATTTATCCACGATCTTCCGATTACGGTTACTGTTGCTTTGTCGTCGTCGTTTGTGGTTGCGATGTTGCTTACCCCCATGTTGTGCTATGCGTTTATTAAAAAAGGTCTGCACGATCACGGGCAGGAACAGCAGCAAAAGAAAAGACGCTCATTGCTCGACCTGATGCAGGACGGCTACAGCCGCCTCATCGATAAATGTGCACGACATGCGATTCTCACAATTGGCGGCAGTTTGCTCACGATTGTGCTGGCCGGTTTCATTTTTAAATTTTTCGTTGGACAGAAATTTTTCCCGGCAGCCGAGCGCAACCAGTTTGTAGTGGAGCTTTGGATGCCAACCGGAACGAAGGTCGAAAAGACGCTGGAATCGATCTTGAAAATTGAAAATCAAATTAAAGACGATAAACGGGTTGTTTCGTACGCAACTTTCTCGGGCATGAGTGCACCACGGGTGTATTACAATTTTTCGCCTGAATTTCCGGTGAGCAATTACGCCCAAATGCTAATCAACACGACCAGCGATAAAACCACCGAAGAATTAGCCGAGGAACTTTCAACGGAGGTCGAAGACCTTGTGCCGGAAGGTACAGTTCAGGTCAAGTTGATGCAACAGGGACAGCCGCTGGAATCGCCGGTGGAAGTGCGGATTTTTGGTGATGACCTGCAAACCCTGAAAGCGATAGGTAGCCAGGTGAAGAATATTGTTCGCGATGCTGAGGGGAGTAATTTCGTTCACGACGATTTTAAGGAAGATTATTTTGGGGTGAACATTGAATTGAACAGCCAGGCTTCGCGGTTGGGATTTACGACCGAAAGCATTGCGAAGCTCATGTATTTGAGTACGAGTGGTTCGTCGGTGTCCGAAATGTACGAAGGCGATAATGCGATTAACATTGTTTTGCGTATGGAAGCCGATAAGCGGCAGGATATCGAGTCGCTTGAGAATATTTATATCGAGTCGCCGGTCACCGGCGAAAGCGTGCCGTTGCGGCAAATTGCGAGCATTGTTCCCGAATGGCAAACTGGCCGAATCAAACATCGCAACGGAATGCGTTGTCTGACCGTTGGCAGTGAAACTACCGGCAATGTTCTGCCTGCTGACTTGTTGGCCGCCATTCAACCTAAAATTGCCGAAATTGATTTACCCGCAGGTTTTCGGATAGAGTACGGTGGTGAATATGCGAATAAAGCGGAAGTCATGGGCGGAATGGTGACTGCCCTTGGAATCAGCTTGGTGCTGATCTTCCTTGTTCTTTTGCTGCAATTCCGGAACATCAAAGAGGTGGGCATGGTGATGCTGACGATCCCTTTGAGTTTGTTCGGTGCCATTTCCGGTTTGGCAATCACCCACAGCAATTTCGGTTTCACGGCTTTCCTGGGAATCATCAGCTTGTCGGGAATTGTGGTGCGAAATGCCATTATTCTGATTGAGCATACCAATGAATTGCTGGCCGAAGGTTACGATATTCGAACAGCAGCTGTAGAATCGGCAAAACGCCGGTTGCGCCCGATTTTCCTGACGGCAATGGCCGCGGCTTTTGGGGTTGTGCCGATGATTGTGTCCGGATCCTCACTTTGGGCGCCACTGGCCAGCGTGATTGCTTTTGGCGTGGTCTGGAGTATGATCATGGCTTTGCTGACGATCCCGGTATTGTATTTAAAAATCATGACTTACAACGACAAAGCTTTTTTGTCGGATGAGAGTTCGGAAGAGTAG
- a CDS encoding efflux RND transporter periplasmic adaptor subunit: protein MSLKGIFCLPVIAVLAFYGCKSGGKNQDAKDNSQVVEVFHVSPVGVTRDINFSGNIEGNTTVRLGFMVAGKINRIAFEEGDHVHAGDMLASIDPESYQIAKVMADAKVDQTQDDYDRLSELYQRNSLSESDMVKITMALRAAKAQQQLQAKNLRDSKLFSPIDGILLKKEVEEGEIIDQGLPLFAVSDISKVKVNGAVPQMELRYIEMGSDAAVYVASVDSTFTGKVIEIGTLADAATRTFPVKIELDNPDLLIRPGMTAEISIETGKESEHIAIPASSILRDLDNSSYVFVADTVKQKAFKRLVSVGKIIGNEIEITSGLSTHDLVVTTGLSKLNSGSSIAIK, encoded by the coding sequence ATGAGTTTGAAAGGAATTTTTTGCTTGCCGGTAATTGCCGTGTTGGCTTTTTACGGATGTAAAAGTGGAGGGAAGAATCAGGATGCAAAGGATAATTCCCAGGTTGTTGAGGTTTTTCATGTATCGCCGGTTGGGGTGACGCGGGACATCAATTTCAGTGGCAATATTGAAGGAAATACAACGGTACGGCTAGGTTTTATGGTCGCCGGGAAAATTAACCGGATTGCTTTTGAAGAAGGAGATCATGTGCATGCCGGTGATATGCTGGCCAGTATCGACCCGGAAAGCTACCAGATTGCCAAGGTGATGGCCGATGCCAAGGTCGATCAAACGCAAGACGACTACGACCGCCTTTCTGAGTTGTACCAACGAAACAGTCTTTCCGAAAGTGATATGGTGAAGATCACGATGGCCTTGCGGGCGGCAAAAGCACAACAGCAGCTTCAGGCGAAGAATCTCCGTGATTCAAAACTTTTTTCGCCAATCGACGGAATCCTGTTGAAAAAAGAAGTTGAAGAAGGGGAAATCATTGACCAGGGACTTCCGCTTTTTGCGGTTTCCGATATCAGCAAAGTAAAAGTCAATGGCGCAGTTCCTCAAATGGAATTACGGTACATTGAGATGGGGAGCGACGCTGCTGTTTATGTGGCGTCGGTCGATTCAACTTTCACCGGCAAAGTAATCGAGATCGGAACACTGGCAGATGCGGCTACCCGCACATTCCCTGTGAAAATAGAACTGGATAACCCGGATTTGCTGATTCGACCCGGGATGACAGCTGAGATCAGCATTGAAACCGGAAAAGAGTCCGAGCATATCGCAATTCCTGCCAGCAGCATTTTGAGAGACCTCGATAATTCGTCCTACGTTTTTGTGGCCGACACCGTGAAACAGAAAGCTTTTAAACGCCTGGTCTCTGTCGGGAAAATTATTGGAAACGAAATTGAAATTACCAGTGGCCTGTCAACACATGATTTGGTGGTGACTACAGGCTTATCAAAGTTAAACAGTGGTTCTTCAATCGCGATAAAATAG
- a CDS encoding Crp/Fnr family transcriptional regulator has translation MNISSRINKFSKLTAQREEELMTFFHREEYRKGDFLFRQGEICKKLFFVEKGLARGYYYLKNGKDITAWFTPENSFITAIDSFLPMKETTNNCELVEDSVVYWISYDELEELLNKDHMMAKFAFYTLYEITQELAQFTNNLKFQTAREKYEVLMENNPGIFQRVPLVQIASYLGITPETLSRIRTEK, from the coding sequence ATGAATATTAGTTCGCGGATCAATAAATTTTCAAAATTAACAGCACAGCGGGAAGAAGAGTTGATGACTTTCTTTCATCGGGAAGAATATCGCAAAGGCGACTTTCTTTTTCGTCAAGGCGAAATTTGCAAAAAGTTGTTTTTTGTAGAGAAAGGACTCGCCCGCGGCTATTACTACCTGAAAAACGGCAAAGACATCACAGCCTGGTTCACGCCTGAGAACTCGTTTATTACGGCGATCGACAGTTTCCTGCCGATGAAGGAGACGACTAACAACTGTGAGTTGGTGGAAGATTCGGTAGTGTATTGGATTTCGTACGATGAGTTGGAGGAACTGTTGAACAAGGATCACATGATGGCAAAATTTGCTTTCTACACCCTTTACGAAATAACGCAGGAATTAGCTCAATTCACGAATAACCTGAAGTTTCAGACGGCTCGGGAAAAGTACGAAGTTCTGATGGAGAACAATCCCGGGATCTTTCAAAGGGTTCCTTTGGTTCAAATTGCATCGTACCTGGGGATCACCCCCGAGACCTTATCGCGGATCCGAACGGAAAAATAG
- a CDS encoding PKD domain-containing protein, whose amino-acid sequence MKKLLIQTLSTCFIFSALIQFATAQDNRQFKIFQFPADKIPVINGDDSDWEIVPDSFRVGMDEVWDDSRKHELRDPNNLELSVTVGWVKGMNRLYFLYEAYDNYWDFSKPGLHNDTFELIVDGDQSGGPFIDRFHPNQSLSEMDRYLSFHGVQAQNYHIFTPAVGKDWTLVWGSQPWIKELPYANAAYKYDFEPGGAGKLTLEFWITPFDYAGNDPSRAVESILKENHSVGLCWAVIDYDDVDSDSNNGFWNLSKEHTMYGNASYALPFQLMPLDARFRKPIETEWTFKVLDSDQRRVAFTDQSYGKVTSWHWDFGDGQTSQEQNPVHEYAEAGKYLVVLWVEGPDGKSRMAKLWDVAVR is encoded by the coding sequence ATGAAAAAGCTTCTCATACAAACCCTGTCAACCTGTTTTATTTTTTCTGCATTGATCCAATTTGCAACGGCACAGGACAACCGGCAGTTTAAAATCTTTCAATTTCCGGCCGATAAAATCCCGGTGATAAATGGCGATGATTCGGATTGGGAAATTGTTCCCGATAGTTTTCGGGTGGGGATGGATGAAGTTTGGGATGACAGTCGCAAGCACGAGCTGAGAGATCCGAACAACCTCGAGTTAAGCGTAACCGTTGGATGGGTTAAAGGGATGAATCGTCTTTACTTTCTTTATGAGGCATACGACAACTATTGGGATTTTTCGAAGCCGGGTTTGCACAACGATACCTTTGAGTTGATTGTCGACGGTGATCAGTCGGGTGGCCCGTTTATCGATCGCTTTCATCCCAATCAGTCACTTTCTGAAATGGATCGCTACCTCTCATTTCACGGCGTGCAGGCACAGAACTACCACATTTTTACGCCGGCGGTGGGAAAGGATTGGACCTTGGTTTGGGGTAGCCAACCGTGGATTAAAGAACTGCCTTACGCCAACGCAGCCTATAAATACGATTTTGAACCGGGTGGGGCCGGAAAGCTGACGCTTGAATTCTGGATCACGCCTTTTGATTATGCAGGGAATGATCCTTCGCGGGCTGTCGAATCAATTTTAAAAGAGAATCATTCGGTCGGGCTTTGCTGGGCAGTTATTGACTACGACGATGTGGACAGCGATTCAAACAATGGTTTTTGGAATTTGAGCAAAGAACATACAATGTACGGCAATGCTTCCTATGCTTTGCCTTTTCAATTAATGCCGCTGGACGCACGGTTCCGTAAGCCGATTGAGACGGAATGGACTTTCAAAGTTCTTGATTCCGATCAACGGAGAGTTGCTTTTACCGATCAGTCGTATGGGAAAGTTACTTCCTGGCATTGGGATTTTGGCGACGGGCAAACTTCTCAGGAGCAAAATCCGGTTCACGAATATGCTGAAGCCGGAAAATACCTGGTGGTACTTTGGGTGGAAGGCCCCGACGGAAAATCGCGAATGGCAAAGTTGTGGGACGTTGCTGTTAGATGA
- a CDS encoding glycoside hydrolase family 30 protein, giving the protein MKRIGNISWSILLALVACQAPAPKPEQKAESMKIERVPEKVRVYQTAENSEDRMTMVKETRLADFGQPTERQPSVFVDPSHQFQTFVGIGGALTDASAEVFAKLPADKQQAFLESYYDKDKGIGYNFGRTNIASCDFSSASYDYVTEGDSTLNSFSIEHDREYRIPFIKAAIEAAGGSLNLFASPWSPPAWMKDNNDRLHGGHLLDQYKQAWANHYIKFMDAYAAEGIPFWGLSVQNEPMAVQIWESCVYTDTEERDFVKNYLGPTLKSARMADKKLIVWDHNRDLVYQRASTMLNDPEAAQYVWGVGFHWYETWTGGGMQFDNLKRVKESFPDVNLIFTEGCAESFNPERVSNWALGERYGHSMIHDFNAGTVAWTDWNILLDERGGPNHVGNFCFAPVHADTKTGELIYTNSYYYIGHFSKFIQPGAKRISCSASRDFLESTAFENPDGSLVVVVMNASEKDTPYHLWIAGKAVEIDSPAHSIQTLVL; this is encoded by the coding sequence ATGAAAAGAATAGGAAATATCTCGTGGAGCATACTTCTGGCATTGGTGGCTTGCCAGGCGCCGGCTCCGAAACCGGAGCAAAAGGCTGAAAGCATGAAAATTGAACGCGTGCCGGAAAAGGTTCGGGTTTACCAAACAGCTGAAAATTCAGAAGACCGGATGACGATGGTGAAAGAAACGAGATTGGCGGATTTCGGTCAGCCAACGGAGCGCCAACCTTCGGTGTTTGTCGATCCCAGTCATCAGTTTCAAACTTTCGTCGGTATTGGCGGTGCGTTGACGGATGCTTCGGCAGAAGTATTTGCTAAACTTCCAGCGGATAAACAGCAAGCGTTCCTGGAGTCATATTACGACAAGGATAAAGGCATCGGCTACAACTTTGGTCGTACAAATATTGCCAGTTGCGATTTTTCGAGTGCCAGCTACGACTATGTGACCGAAGGCGATTCAACGCTAAATAGTTTTTCGATCGAGCATGATCGCGAGTACCGGATTCCGTTTATCAAGGCGGCGATTGAAGCGGCCGGAGGATCGTTGAACCTGTTTGCCAGCCCGTGGAGCCCACCAGCTTGGATGAAGGACAATAATGATCGTTTGCACGGAGGACATTTGCTTGATCAGTATAAGCAAGCCTGGGCCAATCATTACATCAAGTTTATGGATGCTTATGCTGCGGAAGGCATTCCATTCTGGGGACTATCCGTACAGAATGAACCGATGGCCGTTCAGATCTGGGAATCCTGTGTTTATACTGACACTGAGGAACGTGATTTCGTGAAAAATTACCTGGGGCCAACATTGAAAAGCGCAAGGATGGCCGATAAGAAACTGATTGTTTGGGATCATAACCGCGACCTTGTATACCAACGGGCTTCAACCATGTTGAATGATCCCGAGGCTGCCCAATATGTTTGGGGAGTTGGGTTTCACTGGTACGAAACCTGGACCGGTGGAGGTATGCAGTTCGATAATTTGAAGCGGGTTAAAGAGTCTTTCCCGGATGTGAACCTGATTTTTACAGAAGGTTGTGCCGAGAGCTTCAATCCGGAGCGGGTAAGCAATTGGGCATTGGGTGAGCGTTACGGACACTCGATGATTCACGATTTTAACGCGGGAACTGTTGCCTGGACCGATTGGAATATTTTGCTTGACGAGCGCGGCGGTCCGAACCATGTTGGCAATTTCTGTTTTGCACCTGTTCATGCTGATACCAAAACCGGAGAGTTGATTTATACAAACAGCTACTATTACATCGGGCATTTTTCGAAGTTTATTCAGCCGGGTGCCAAACGCATCAGCTGTTCTGCTAGCCGCGATTTTCTGGAAAGCACAGCTTTTGAAAATCCGGATGGTAGTCTGGTAGTCGTAGTGATGAATGCAAGCGAAAAGGATACGCCTTATCATCTCTGGATCGCTGGAAAGGCAGTCGAGATTGACAGCCCGGCGCATTCTATTCAAACGTTGGTATTGTGA